One stretch of candidate division KSB1 bacterium DNA includes these proteins:
- a CDS encoding cob(I)yrinic acid a,c-diamide adenosyltransferase: MGLRITKVYTKQGDKGTTRLGGGQEVAKDSIRIQAYGTVDELNSVIGIAISFEPIAEVKATLTKIQHELFTLGGDLCVLEEDKQKWEMQQIEANQVTALEKSMDRLNEELKPLEDFILPGGTKVSAFLHQARCVCRRAETLVVSLSKKEEIGKSALKYLNRLSDTLFVLARFENFKNNMDDVYWQKESK, encoded by the coding sequence ATGGGTCTTAGAATTACAAAAGTTTATACCAAACAAGGGGACAAAGGGACGACTCGATTAGGCGGCGGCCAGGAAGTCGCCAAAGACTCAATCAGAATTCAGGCCTATGGCACTGTTGATGAATTGAACTCGGTGATCGGGATCGCAATTTCTTTTGAACCCATCGCTGAAGTCAAAGCGACTCTCACAAAAATCCAGCATGAGCTTTTCACTCTCGGTGGTGACCTTTGTGTTCTTGAAGAAGATAAACAAAAATGGGAGATGCAGCAAATTGAAGCAAACCAGGTTACAGCATTAGAAAAATCAATGGATCGGCTGAACGAAGAATTAAAGCCCCTGGAAGATTTTATTCTTCCCGGTGGTACCAAAGTTTCGGCTTTTTTACACCAGGCGCGCTGTGTTTGCCGCCGCGCTGAAACGCTTGTCGTGAGTCTCTCCAAAAAAGAAGAGATTGGCAAATCCGCCTTAAAGTACTTGAACCGGCTTTCTGACACATTGTTTGTCCTAGCGAGATTTGAGAATTTTAAAAATAATATGGACGATGTCTACTGGCAAAAAGAAAGTAAGTAG